The following are encoded in a window of Salvelinus fontinalis isolate EN_2023a chromosome 40, ASM2944872v1, whole genome shotgun sequence genomic DNA:
- the LOC129839295 gene encoding uncharacterized protein LOC129839295 — MFALCATTLLYFLSFSQSAPAAAPACEDLLKPMDPPRLDQQLLRKWALVAGSLSHPASLENLKTRDGITMEFSLSTPNPNPTQNSNTTTTVHYTQTNRFGSRCEYRTYNISLINDNSTFQFDVGGRFNLTGVFLATSCPDCLVMKWEVSSRRRESTDLYLLRNVEGGREVEEEEMEEFRKQVECMGLPPPVVMEPGNALCGFHQLIWKN, encoded by the exons ATGTTCGCTCTATGTGCCACGactctcctgtacttcctgtcttTTAGCCAATCAGCTCCTGCTGCAGCTCCAGCCTGTGAGGACCTCCTTAAGCCCATGGATCCACCACGACTAGACCAGCAGCTCTTGAGGAAATGGGCCCTCGTCGCAGGCAGCCTGAGCCACCCTGCATCCCTGGAGAATCTCAAG ACCAGAGACGGCATCACCATGGAGTTTTCCCTCTctacccccaaccccaaccccacccagaaCTCCAACACCACCACAACCGTCCACTACACCCAGACTAACCGTTTCGGCAGCCGATGCGAGTATCGAACCTACAATATCTCACTCATCAACGACAACAGCACCTTCCAGTTCGACGTGGGGGGCCGATTCAACCTCACTGGGGTCTTCCTGGCGACCTCCTgcccagactgtctggtgatgaa GTGGGAGGTGAGCTCCAGGAGGAGGGAGTCCACGGACCTGTACCTGCTGAGGAACGTGGAGggcgggagagaggtggaggaagaggagatggaggagttcAGGAAACAGGTGGAGTGTATGGGGCTGCCTCCGCCAGTGGTGATGGAGCCGGGGAATGCCCTCTGTGGTTTCCATCAGCTCATCTGGAAAAactga
- the LOC129839576 gene encoding uncharacterized protein LOC129839576, whose translation MSTMEPVANRQSSAESLDKWASEVWWTEEGEMDPTLAQDTTPPPHPLVKQAPRAKSEDLGSESPDAPEPRPQVSPSSENLRDSTNKMAGVVPKMEQEALSGVNQVPSSRIQVGDSELEQDLKMIDDNHCEMEDAIAFRSPLACTDQASPAEGAPETQPYPLEEEEEEEETIDCISDGKAEVISNPVEEEMSSSDSQGSQEWPLRSHLDDVVEEDKEEEDGAKKDKVEEFQSVEMMENGAVRLELNTECSASSELEQGLSETVCATEQVADKQEASECPISSDREKTMSDNNNHDTMKAAETSTTTHSPLKRESSDDIFSESPENPESAFAGDGEENLSVDSKPLDISSARRQWVRLDSTRSKAPQPEQSNSSRSSSCSHLVDLAQPLGVVTPDKQQGEQLLRNVTAALTHHSNQEVAAQQVFKGATPAPPLATVAKEPANQVKADLLGSGCVVVKEQAGGEREEGKREGDNRQTGGERGHRASGLGAAGEADRKKRVKRSEEKWTNPGLLMPRDSHSKASKMKLGGDLFDDSQSDSGVSADFSPGSTVELQTTTSTPTLTSPPADETPIEREIRRAVQREQSLRRSRGLHNKPPTQEYVDIPLRKSVLTETLPSKLDKSQEGKDRQFAGKKMQKEISVETQREQVLVQLGKVRGSYDKGTVRQLKERKKLFEAFQEPKETSLMILSQSKAPSWASASDLSTLEIQGNDASSVSFVGGSFGERRRSSLELMSQNQSPSGTPKGITYTPHGAPVPRGPILSESTGGQIIILDNHHHLVLPAPAHVHHVSKPLRHSHSMGTLTETQGLTVVDSASIYSSTSALSGEERRGFWRDEDGGRMDQEEEEEEEVPKENPFFKLRSSSVSQDKVEQDIREAREREKELRRQRSSLYGGGGGGGGGGGGRPASREVQSPTSPPPPPLLLQNGLATSELSVTPSSRTASATPTARQSLGKLGMWPPPQTDGYPDSQSEGLQSPRTPRQKTPLLQRWESGQVMNGHGGEEED comes from the exons ATGTCAACAATGGAGCCGGTGGCCAACCGACAGAGCTCAGCCGAATCATTGGACAAGTGGGCCAGCGAGGTTTGGTGGACGGAGGAGGGCGAAATGGACCCCACTCTGGCCCAGGACActacccctcctcctcacccGTTGGTCAAACAGGCACCCAGGGCAAAGTCAGAAGACCTGGGGTCGGAATCTCCAGATGCTCCAGAGCCTAGACCTCAAGTGTCTCCCTCAAGTGAGAACCTTAGAGACTCAACAAACAAAATGGCAGGAGTGGTTCCTAAAATGGAGCAGGAGGCACTTTCTGGGGTAAATCAGGTGCCTAGCAGTAGAATCCAGGTGGGTGATAGTGAATTGGAACAAGACCTTAAAATGATAGATGACAATCACTGTGAGATGGAAGATGCCATTGCTTTTCGGTCGCCTCTTGCCTGCACTGACCAAGCCTCACCTGCAGAGGGCGCTCCAGAGACCCAGCCATATCCattggaggaggaagaagaagaagaggagaccATTGACTGTATCAGTGATGGTAAGGCGGAGGTGATCTCAAACCCTGTAGAGGAGGAAATGTCGTCATCTGACAGCCAGGGTAGCCAGGAGTGGCCCTTGAGATCTCACCTTGATGACGTTGTGGAGGAagacaaagaagaagaagatggtGCCAAGAAAGACAAAGTAGAGGAGTTTCAGTCTGTTGAGATGATGGAAAATGGCGCTGTGCGGTTGGAGTTGAATACAGAATGTTCAGCTAGTAGTGAACTTGAGCAGGGGCTGTCAGAGACGGTGTGTGCTACAGAGCAGGTAGCTGACAAGCAAGAGGCTAGTGAATGCCCAATCAGTagtgacagagagaagacaaTGTCAGACAATAACAACCATGATACTATGAAGGCTGCTGAAACTAGCACTACCACCCACTCTCCACTAAAAAGAGAGAGTTCCGATGACATATTCTCTGAGTCCCCAGAAAACCCTGAATCAGCTTTTGccggtgatggagaggagaacctgAGTGTTGACTCCAAGCCTTTAGACATCAGCTCAGCCCGGAGGCAGTGGGTTAGGCTGGACAGTACCAGAAGCAAAGCCCCTCAGCCTGAGCAATCCAACTCCTCTAGATCCTCCTCTTGTAGCCACCTAGTAGACCTGGCTCAGCCCCTGGGTGTAGTTACACCAGATAAACAGCAGGGGGAGCAGTTGTTACGAAATGTCACTGCTGCCCTGACGCATCATAGTAACCAGGAAGTGGCAGCACAACAGGTGTTCAAGGGAGCAACTCCGGCTCCGCCCCTGGCGACGGTCGCCAAGGAGCCAGCTAATCAGGTCAAGGCAGATCTCCTTGGCTCTGGCTGTGTTGTAGTGAAAGAGCAggcgggtggagagagagaggagggaaagagggagggagacaacaggcaaacaggtggagagagagggcataGAGCGAGTGGACTTGGCGCAGCGGGCGAGGCAGACAGGAAGAAAAGAGTGAAACGGAGCGAAGAAAAGTGGACAAACCCTGGGTTGTTGATGCCGAGAGACAGTCACAGCAAAGCTTCCAAGATGAAGTTGGGAGGGGACTTGTTCGATGACAGCCAGAGTGACAGCGGCGTATCTGCCGACTTCTCCCCTGGTAGTACCGTGGAGCTCCAaaccaccacctccacccccaccctcacctctcctcctgccGACGAGACCCCCATCGAGAGGGAGATCCGTCGGGCAGTGCAGCGTGAGCAGTCCCTCAGGAGATCCAGGGGCCTCCACAACAAGCCGCCCACCCAGGAATATGTGGACATCCCCCTAAGGAAGTCAGTCTTGACTGAGACCCTGCCTTCCAAACTGGACAAGAGCCAGGAGGGGAAGGACCGTCAGTTTGCGGGGAAGAAGATGCAGAAGGAGATCAGTGTAGAGACCCAGAGGGAACAGGTCCTGGTTCAACTAGGGAAAGTTAGAGGTTCCTATGACAAGGGGACAGTACGCCAGCTCAAGGAAAGGAAGAAGTTATTTGAAGCTTTCCAGGAGCCCAAGGAGACATCCTTGATGATATTGTCCCAGAGCAAGGCACCCTCCTGGGCTTCGGCGAGTGACCTCTCCACCCTGGAGATCCAGGGGAACGACGCTTCATCTGTGTCCTTTGTCGGAGGCTCGTTTGGGGAGAGAAGACGTAGTAGCCTGGAGCTGATGTCCCAGAACCAGAGCCCCTCTGGAACACCTAAAGGCATCACCTACACCCCTCATGGGGCCCCTGTCCCCCGGGGACCCATTCTCTCCGAGAGCACCGGGGGCCAGATCATCATCCTGGATAACCACCACCACCTGGTTCTTCCCGCTCCGGCCCACGTCCACCACGTCTCCAAGCCCCTCAGGCACTCCCACAGTATGGGCACGCTCACCGAGACACAGGGCCTCACCGTGGTCGACTCCGCTTCCATATACTCCTCAACCAGTGCACTCAgcggagaagagagaaggggttTTTGGAgggatgaggatggagggaggatggatcaggaggaggaggaggaggaggaggttccAAAGGAGAACCCCTTCTTCAAGCTGCGCTCCTCATCGGTGTCTCAGGACAAGGTGGAGCAGGATATCCgggaagccagggagagagagaaggagctgcGGAGGCAGAGGAGCAGTCTGtacgggggaggaggaggaggaggaggaggaggaggggggaggccaGCCAGTAGGGAGGTACAGAGTcccacttctcctcctcctccacctctactTCTACAGAACGGACTGGCGACCTCTGAACTATCTGTCACCCCCTCATCGCGTACAGCCTCTGCAACACCAACAG CGCGACAGTCTCTTGGGAAGCTGGGCATGTGGcctccaccacagacagatgggtATCCGGATAGCCAATCAGAG GGCCTCCAGAGCCCGCGGACCCCCAGACAGAAGACTCCTCTCCTGCAGCGCTGGGAGTCCGGCCAGGTCATGAACGGccatggaggggaggaggaggactaa